GGTGATGACCATGACGCGGCGCTCCGGATCGAGCTCGAGGTCGAGGGGAACCACCTCTTTCCCCATAAGGGTGAGGATCGGGTGGCGCGCCCCCCGGAGGAGGACCTTGGTGTTCGAGTCGAGGAGCGGCGTCTCGCATTTCAAGAGATCGCTGAGCGCCGCGATGCAGTTCAGGATGTCGAGCTGGATGAGGGCATTCAGCTGTTCCTGTATCGCCTCCGCGTCTTCCCTGATCCAGTTGCAGAGTTGCCGGATGATGCGGATCTCCTCCGCACGCTCGTCGGCGGCGAGGTTCTCCAGCTCGTTGGCCAGCCCGATGATCTCCAGCGGCTCCATGAACGCGGTCTCCCCCGAGTTGGAGACGGCGTGCACCACCCCGGGCACCATCCCCTTCGAGTCCATGCGCACGGGAATTACCCAGCGGCCGGACCTCTGGGTGATGAAGTCGTCCTGCAGGAAGATCGCGGTGTGACGCTCCCGCACGATCTCCTCCAGGCGCTTCTGGATCCGCTGGGTCAGCCCCTTCTTCTTCGCGCGCAGCTCCGCGAGGAGGCGCGACGCAGTGTCCAGGATCTCACCCTCCGAATTCACCGTGTGCTCCAGCGGGTTCAGGATGTCCGGGAATCCCGTGATGGAGCCGGCGGCTTCTTTGAGAAGCGGGATGTCCGTCCTGAAGGCGAGCTGCGAGGAGATCGCGCCCATGACGCGCAGGGTGGGGATGAAAAGCTGCAGTTCCAGGGGGGAGAGAACCGCCCCAGCCGGGCGCACGTTGCGCAGCTGCCGGGAGAGGTCGGCGAATGCCGAGAGTTTGAGCGAGATGCCGAGTCTTGAGAGGGTGCGGATCTCCTGCACGAGGCCATAGGAGCGTTCCATCTCCTCCCGGGCCCTCATCGGCCTGATCCTCAGGACTCCATCATGTGAGGCGTCGCAGTGAGCAAATACCGCCGCTTTTTCAAGTACTCTGTCAAATTCCAGCCGCTTCAGCGTTTCTTCTGTAATCATCAAAACTTCCAATCTCTCTTTTCAGATAGGTGCTGCTGCAAAGATCTAGTCTCATACTTCCGGTGGAGCCGTAGTGTCTTCCAAGGAAGCACCGCCAGGGGATCTCACGTTCCCCCCTTTGCGAAGGGGGGACAGGGGGGATTTTGGCGGAGTGGAACCTGTCGGTGAAGTCGCCGGCAAATGCCGGGAACGGCTGCCGGCTTATCCCAGCCTACATGTACATTTTCACTCAGAGAAACCAGCTCACCGGGGTGAAGAGCCGCTCGAGGGTCCGCACCAGGTACCCTCTCTTTTCATGTTCGTGGAGAGCTATTCGCTTCGCCGTGCGCAGGTCGTTTCCCAGCATCTCGGCCACCTGGCTGCCGAAGTCGAGGCTGTCCACCACCACGTTCAGCTCGTAGTTCCTGTGGAAGCTTCGCTGGTCCAGGTTCGCCGAGCCGACCATGGCCCAGCAGTCGTCGATCAGGAGGACCTTCGCATGGAGCACCGCTGCCGAGAGCTCGAATATCTCTATCCCCCCCTTCAGTAGCTGGGCGTAATACGTCCGGCTGACGAGTCGGACCAGGGGGACATCGATCTTGTAGGGGAGGAGGAGCCTTACCCGCACACCGCGCGCGGCGGCGCGCAGGAGGGAGCGGATGACGATGGGGCCGGGAATGAAGTACGGCGTCGCGAGGGTAATGCTCTCGCTGGCACCGGCAATGGCGACCCTGAAGGCGCTCCTGATGAAGGAGCGCTTCTGGTGCGGCCCGCCGCTGATCACCATCACCCGGGCGTCCCCCGGCGGCTCCACGACCGGTGCGCCGACGCACCCCTCCGGCACGAAGCCGCGCTCGTGCTGCCACGTCTCGCAGAAGAGGCGCAACAGTTCCCGCACCGCTTTCCCCTCGATCATGATCCCCACATCGCGCCACCTCTGCAGGAGCTCGCCGCACCCGGCGTAGCTGTCCGCGATGTTCAGCCCGCCGGTGAAGGCGCAGGTGCCGTCGATGATGGCGACCTTGCGGTGGTTCCTCTTGTCGAACCAGGCCACCCCCCTGCTGAAGAGGGGGTTGAAGGCGGTGCAGTGCACCCCCCCTCTCTGGAGCCTCCTGAAGAAGGAGGCGGGGGTGTCGAAGCTGCCGATGTGGTCGTAGATGAGGAAGACGTCGACCCCGCGGCGCACCGCTGCTATGAGGGCATCGGCGACGGCGGTCCCTGTGGAGTCGTCGCAGATGGTGTAGAACTCCATGCAGATGAAGTTCTTCGCCTCCCCTATGGCATGGAGCAGTGCGGGGAAAAAGTCGGACCCGTGACGAAAGAGGGTGACCTTGTTGCCGTGAAAGGCGACAGCTTCCGTGTTTCTCCGAAAGAAGTCGAAGAACCTCGGGGTACGAAAGAGCCACTTTTTTCTTTTGCGGCGCAGGGTCGACATAGGCCGTTTCTTTTACATCGGTGGCGGGAGCGGCAGTAACTCTCGATGAGGGGGCGGAGGGCGCCGCGGGGTGCCGCGGGCCCTCCGTCATCGCAAGGCGGGGTTAAGCGGCGATGACTTCCTTCACCCCTGGAACCCGGTCCTTCAGAGTCCTTTCTATCCCCATCTTCAGGGTCATGGTGGACATCGGGCAGTGGCCGCAGGCGCCAACCAGGCGCACCTTGACCACACCGTCGTTGCTGACGTCGACGAGTTCCACGTCACCGCCGTCCGCCTGCAGCGCCGGCCTGATGGTCTCCAGTACCTTCTTTACGTCTTCTACCATGTCGTCCTCCCTTGTAGTTGTCCTTCTCTATAGTAAGTGAAAGTTCACCATATTCAAAGAACTAACGGCGCCCGCCGTGCACCCCGGGAGAGGTGAGGGGGAGCGGCGCGAGCACCTCGTCGACTTCCTCCGCGGAGAGGAGCCCCCGTTCCAGTACGACCTCCCTGATGCTCTTCCCGCTCTTCGCCGATTCCTTCGCGACCTCGGCCGCGGCCGCGTAGCCGATGGCAGGGGCGAGCACCGTCGCCAGCCCGACCGACTGGTCGAGATAGTTGCGGCAGCGCTCCTCGTTTGCGGTGATCCCCTCGATGCACCGGGTGGTGAACTGGTGCACGCAGTTTTTCAGGATCTCCAGTGAAAAGAGGAGGTTGTGGGCGATGACCGGCATCATGACGTTCAGTTCCATCTGCCCCGCCTGCGCCGCCATGGTGACGGTGACGTCCGCGCCGATGACCTGGAAGCCGACCATGTCGGTCACCTCCGCCATGACCGGGTTCACCTTCCCCGGCATGATGGAGGAGCCTGGCTGCACCGGGGGGAGGTTTATCTCGTTGAAACCGGTCCGCGGGCCGGAGGAAAGAAGCCTCAGGTCGTTGGCAATGCGCACCAGGTTCACCGCCACCCCCTTCAGGCTCGAGCTGAGCGCGACGAAGGGGTCCATGTTCTCCATCCGCTCCGCCAGGTCCGCGCCGCGCACCAGGGGAAATCCCGTCTCCCGTGCCAGCGCCTGCACGACGAGGGCGATGTAGCTCTCCTCGGCGTTCAGCCCCGTCCCGACCGCGGTCCCGCCGATCCCCACTTCACACAGCTCGGGCAGCGTCCGCTCTATACCGGCGAGGCTCTTCTCTATCGCGCCGGCATAGGCGGCAAACTCCTGCCCGAGGCGGATCGGCACCGCATCCTGCAGGTGGGTGCGCCCCGACTTGAGGATGGGGTCGAACTCGACCCCCTTCTGCCGCAGGGCCCGGGCGAGCCCTTCGAGCTCCACCAGCAGCTCCCTCGCCATTCCGAGGGCTGCGAGGCGCATGGCGGTGGGGAAGACGTCGTTCGTGCTCTGCGCCATGTTGACGTCATCGTTCGGGTTCACCGCCTGGTACGCCCCGAGCTCCCCCCCGAGGATCTCCTCCGCGCGGTTGGCAAGCACCTCATTGACGTTCATGTTGTGGGAGGTCCCGGCGCCCGCCTGGAAGGGGTCGACCACGAACTCGTCCGCGTACCGCCCCGCGAGCGCTTCATCGGCCGCCTGCATTATGGCCTTGCCGATCTCGGGCTCCAGCCGCCCCGTCCCCATGTTTGCCTCGGCTGCACACTTCTTTATCAGGAGCGTCGCACGCACGAGCGCGCGGTGCGGCTTGAGACCGGAAATGGGGAAGTTCTCGATCGCCCTCTGGGTCTGGGCGCCGTAGTACGCTTTCGCAGGGAGTTCAACGACCCCGAGGGTGTCCTTCTCTTGGCGAGTCGCCATGGCTGCTCCTTTTGATCCTCATTGCCGCAGCGCGTCGTACCGCTCCGAGATGACCCGCAGGTGCTCTTCCTCTTCCCGACGCAGCGTCTCGATCATCCCTTTCCCTTCCGGGTCGCTGCTTTTCTGCAGCAGCTCGTCGTAGAAGGCGATACCCTTCCTCTCCACCTCCATGGCGAGGCGCAGCGCCTCCAGGTCGTTGGTGTGGAAACCGACCCCGGTCGGCTCAAGGGGGACGGTGGCGCCGGCATAGAAGACCCGCTCTCCCCCGCGGTCCAGGGCGTTGTACAGTTCGGAGAGCTTCAGATAGTGGACCTCTTCCGTCTTGGCGAGCCAGCGAAAGATCCTCTTCCCCTCTGCACTGAAGGTTTTCTGCTCGGCTTCGGTGTAGAAATCGAAAGTCTCCTTCTCGATCTCCATTCCGCGCATCAGGGCGTCCATCACCTCTTTGTTGGCATCCATGGCTGCTCCTTTCCCTTCCGTCAGCTAAGACCCCTAAAGTTAAATGATATCTCCTTTCATCCCGCGGTGCGCGGTGCGGCTCCAGGTGCCGGGACGGCCGGTCAATCCTCTTCTGTCGTCCGCTGCGCGGTCATCTGGTTGAGCTGCAGCAATTCCTCGATCGTCCGGGCCTCCAAAACGGCACACCCGAGCGCCGCCGGGACCTTCAGGTCGACGTCGTAGCGGTCGCCGACAAAGAGGGTTTCCTCCGGCGGGTAGCCGATCTCCTGTAGGATCTTGCGGATCACCGACTCGTCCGGCTTCGGGCTCCAGAAGTCCTCGATGGTGAAGACCTTCTTGAAAAACCCGGCGACGCCGATCTGCGCCATTATGCGGCCGGAGAGTTTTCTGTTGTTGTTGGTGTAGAGGAATAGGTCGAATCTGCGGGAGAGTTTCTTGAGGAGCTGGGTGACGCGGGGATCGACCGAAAGGTGCCGTTCGGGGTTCACTCCTGCCGCGAATGAGGCGTGGAGCGAACGGAGGTCACCCCCCATGGCGATGACGGAATGGCTCAAGGTGCCACCATGCTCCGCCTGCCGGCAACGTTCCCGCTCTAGGATCTCTGCGGCCTCGGCTTCGTCGACATCCTTCAGCCGCGCGATGTAGCGCAAGGCGCTGTCACTTACCTGCTGGCCGATCTCCTCGTTCTGGTACAGGGTGCCGTCGAGGTCGAAGATCAGCGCCTTGATGCGGCTATGAGAGGGTGATGCAGGTGTCATAGCGTTTGCCCTTTGAAGGTGTGGTCCCTCGTGCTGCACACAGGTTATAAGGCATGGTCACTTCTTTGTCAATGAGAGGCGCATCATTGAGAAAGGAGAGGTAAATACTTCTGTGTGATCTGACTCAACTCACTGTCACAGGACGCGGATTCACTCTAGATTCAGTTGCAGGAGATGCCTTTATCTTGCTCAATCCGGAGCGATCATCAGAAAAGAAGTCCAAAGGTTGATGCCGCTCCGGAGCCATTAACAGAAGCAGCCTCATTGATCCAGTCCTTTTTTCAGGGTCATCCGAGAACTCGGGGGACAGCCGGTCGGACTTCCCCTCCCCCCTTGCGGGGGAGGGACAGGGTGGGGGGGAAGGTGCCACCATTTCAGCCACATAGCAGCTTCGCCCACCCCCTGTCCCCCTCCCGTCAAGGGAGGGGGGATCTTCCTGACGCCGGCGCCCCGGAATTCCCGGAGAGCCTTTTTTCATGCACCGTCGTAGAGGGCGCAGGTCTGACGCGCCATCGCCGCCAGTTCCTGTCGCAGGTCGTGCGGTGCGAGGAGTTCCGCATGGGCGCCGTAGGAGAGGATCCAGGAGAGGATCTCCATCCTGCCGCCGGCGCGGAAGGTGAGGACGACGGAGCCGTCTTCCTGCGCGGCCACCTCCTGCGAGGGGTGCCACACCCGGTCCCGCACCGCGTGCGCGATGCCGGGAGAGAAGCGCACCTTCACCTCCATGATCGGCTCCGCCACGAGCCCAAACGCCGTCTGCAGGGCCTGCTCCGGCGTGAAGTCCTCCGGAATCTCGAAGCGCTCCTTCAGGACCTCCACGCCGCAGATCCGCTCCAGCGCAAAGGTGCGCAGCGCCTGGCGGTTGTGGGCGAAGCCCAGCAGGTACAGTCCTCCCTTCTGGAAGAGCACCGTGTAGGGGTCGACGCGGTAGTTTGCCGCTTCCCCGCGTCCGGCGGGGAGGTAGGAGATGACGATGCTCTGCTGGAAAAGGAGCGCCTGGCGGATCGACTCCAGCGCGTCGTGGCACTTGCTGTAGTCGCGCCGCCCCTGCAGAAGCGGGTGCGCGACCTTGGCGATCCGCTCCATGTGGGCGGCGAAACGTGGGGGGAGGACCGAGTTCACCTTCCGGAAAACGGTGGCGACATCCTCGGCGAAGGGGGTCCCTTCCAGGAAATCGATCTGGGAGCGGATCAGCGAGAGGGTCATCAGCTCCTGGAGCGAGAAGCTGATGGGGGGGACGTCCTTGAAGCCGGTGATGAAGCGGAAAAGCTTTTCCCCTTCCTCCCAGTCGAAAGTGAGGGGGTACCCGGCTTCCTGGATCGCGATGAGGTCGCGCTGGATGGTGCGCCTCCCCACACCGGTCTCTTCTTCGAGCTCGGTGAGGGAGACGCCGTGGCGTGCCTCGATCAGGCGGATGATGTCGTGCACCCGTGCCGCCTGCGAGTATTTCTTCGAGGGCCTACCCTTGCGGGGCATCTGCTGCTGGTTTCTTGCGGGGACGCCGGCGGCGCTTCTTCTTTGCCGCTGCCTCGCCGTTTTCGGCCGGCTGCCCCCCTTCGGTCGACGGTGCCGGCGCCGCTGCCTGCTCTGCTGCCGCCGGCTTTTCTCCTTCCGCCGGGCGCCGCTTCCCGCTGGAGCGAGGCTTCTCGCCCGATCGCGGCTTCTCGCCGCGGCCCCCCTTCTTCGGATGCTTCGGCTCCGGGTGCGGGCGGGGCTTGCTCCTCTTGTAGTCGTGCACGAACATCTCGTCTTCCGCCCACTCGGTCGGGATCTTCTGCTTTATATAATCCTCGATCGCTTCCAGGTAGAAGGCGCCGTCCTCGTCGGCCAGTGAGATCGCTTTCCCCTCCGCGCCGGCGCGCGCAGTCCTGCCGATGCGGTGCACGTAGTCCTCGCAGTCCTGCGGCAGGTCATAGTTGATGACGTGGGAGACGCCGTCGATATGGAGGCCGCGGGATGCGACGTCGGTGGCGATCATGATCGGGAGCGTGCCGTCCTTGAAATCCTCGAGGATCTTCAGGCGCTTTCTCTGCTCCACGTCACCGGAGATGACCCGGCAGGGGAAGTCGTTGGCGCGCAGGCGGTCCTGGAGGAACTCCGCCTCCCTCTTCGTGTTCACGAAAACCATCGTGCGCGCCATCCCTTCCTTGCGCAGGAGCCCGAGGAGGAGGGGGAACTTCTCCTTGCGCGACACGTGGTAAAGGACCTGCTCCACGCGCTCCGCGGTCATCTGCTCCGGGGTCACCGAGACCTTTTCCGGCATGTTCATGAACTCGTAGGCGAGCTCCATGACGCGCGTGTTGAGGGTCGCCGAGAAGAGCATGTTTTGCCGCTTGTCGTAGTTGGGGAGTTTCCGGAGGATGTAGCGCAGGTCGGCGATGAAACCCATGTCGAACATGCGGTCCGCCTCGTCGATGACGAGCGCCTCCACTTCTCTCAGGGAGTAGACCTTTTGCTTCAGGTAGTCGATGAGGCGACCAGGGGTTCCGATGACCACATCGGCGCCGGCCTTCAGCGCGTCGCGCTGCTTCATGTAGTCGACGCCGCCGTAGATCGCCTGGATGGTGAAGCCGGTGTGCTTGCCGAGCGTCTGGGCGTCCTTCTCGATCTGCACCACCAGCTCGCGCGTCGGGGCAAGGATGAGCGCCCGCGGGTTTTGAGGCGTGCCGGACCTTTCCTGGCTGAGGAGCCTGGTAAAGAGGGCGATGAGGAAAGCTGCGGTCTTGCCGGTGCCCGTTTGGGCCTGGCCGGCTACGTCTTTGCCGGAGAGTGCAAGAGGCAGGGATTTTTCCTGGATGGGGGTGCAGTCGGTAAAGCCCGTTTCCTCGATCCCCTTCTGTACCAGTGGGGGGAGGGGCAATTCTGCGAATTTCATGATGGCTTTTTCCTTTTTTTACCTGATTTCAAGAGGATATCATTAACATAAAGTGCCGTAAATGGCAATGCGAAAGGGTGCGAGGCGGGATTTAATGCGGCATCGCTTCGGTGACCGAAGTGGGACATTGCGTAGCCGGGGGAGCCGCCACCCGTCCATGTCGCCGGGGGAGCCGCCACGTCCATGTAGGCCGGGATAAGCCGCCAGGCGTTCCCGGCAGTCCACAACAGACGCAGCCGCCCAGGTGGGAATGGTTGTAGTAGAGCAGGAGTAGGCGTCCCCTCCCTTCCAAGGGGAGGGTCAGGGTGGGGATGGCGTTAAACCGTCGTTGCCTGAGTCGAGCGCACCCCATCCCCCTCCTGTCCTCCCCCTTGAAAGGGGAGGGACGTAGCGCCGGCGGCTGAGGTTATATTGAACAGTTTCTGCACGTCCATAAGTAAAAGCGTCGGTCGGGGATGCGGCGCCGACCCGTTTTTCCTCTTTTATCCCCGGCCCCCCCTGTGCTATTTTCTTCCGAGAAATCTCTGCAAAGGAAGCCCATGCAATCGTTTATTCAGATCGAATCCCCGAACTATCTCAAACTTGAAGCGCTCGCATCGCCGCCGGACTGGAGCGCCATCTTTGGCAACAACAACCCCATCGCGCTGGAGATCGGCTGCGGCATCGGCGACTTCATCCTCAAGACCGCCATCGATCACCCCAACGTCAACTTCATCGCCATCGACTTCTACAACAAGGGGTGCTGGAAAACCTGCCGGCGCCTGGACCGTCACGGCATAACGAACGTGCGGGTGCTGCGCGACGAGGCGCGTCTATTTATTACCGACCGCATCCCCAAGGGGAGCCTGTCGGCGGTGTACATCAACTGCCCCGACCCGTGGCCGAAGAAGCGGCACCGGAAGCGGCGCCTGGTAAGCAGCCACTTCCTGGAGTTCCTGCGCGAATACCTCGCCCCCGGCGCCAACTTCTACTTCGCCACCGACTTCGACGACTACGGCATCGACGTAGCGGAGTTCATGCCGCAGGTTTCAGGGTTCCGCAACGCCTTCGCGCCCGACCTCTACCGGCACGACTTCCCCGGCTACCACAAGTCGAAGTACATGCAGAAGTTCCTCGCCGAAGGAAAGAACATCTTCTTCGTGCACTACAAGCTCGCCCCCGGCTCACTCTGATCCACTCAAGAGGGCCCTCGATTCAGAGGGCCCTTTCACTTCCTTCTTCTCTTTCTCGCCCCCTCATCATCGCCCTATATTTAGTACGTCGGAACTGATTTTTGCCCTCGTCGATCCGCGTGATACGCGCTACTGCGTTTGCTCACCCAATCGCCCCTTTGTGGTTGACATTCCTGTTAAACGGCGTGTACAAGCAAGGTCGTTTTGCAAGAGTGCGAGGTGAGTCGATGGCATTGAGCGAGCAGAAAAGGATGCTGCTGCAGGGCAACGAGGCACTGGCGCGAGGACTGGTGGAGAACGGCTGCGTGGTCGCCGCCTCGTACCCCGGTACCCCCGCTTCCGAGATCCTCTCCGCGATACAGAAATGGCAGGCGGCCGAAAAGGTGCCGATGCACGTGGAGTGGGCGGTAAACGAGAAGGTTGCGCTGGAGATCGCCTACACCGCCAGCCAGACCGGGCTGCGCGCCATGACCGCGATGAAGCAGGTCGGCCTGAACGTCGCCTCCGACCCCCTCATGAGCGCCGCCTACCTCGGCGTCGTCGGCGGCTTCGTCGTCGTCAGCGCTGACGATCCCGGCCCCCATTCTTCCCAGACGGAGCAGGACAGCCGCCTCATGGCGATGCTGGCGAAGATTCCGGTCCTTGATCCGGCGTCCCCTGCCCACGCCCGCGAGCTGGCCGCTGTCGCATTCGAACTCTCCGAAGCATTCCGCGTCCCGGTCATGCTGCGCCCCACGACGCGAGTCTGCCACGCCTGCCAGGACCTGGAGCTGAAGCCGGTGCAGGATCTGGCGCGCGTCGCCGATTTTCAGAAAGATCCCGCCCGCTGGACCGCCACACCAAAGTTCCGCTACCAGCTGCACCTCCAGCTCAATCAGAAGCTCGCGGACATTGCCGCATACCCCCCCACCGCCCCGATCTGCCATAACCCCCACGTCACCAGCCGAAAGGCAGTCGTCGCCTCCGGCCCCGTCGCGAGCTATGTGAAGGAGACCCTCGACGATCTTGGCCTGTGGGACTCCCTTTCCTTCTACCAGGTCGTCCAGCCCTATCCGCTGCACACAGAATTCAGCGCGCAGGTCCTGGAGAAGCACGACGAGATCCTCGTTCTCGAAGAGACGACCGGCGTCATCGAGATGCAGTTCAGGGAGCGCAACAAGGTGCGCGGCAAGCTGAGCGGCGCGGTGCCGGAGGCGGGCGAGCTTCTCCCC
The DNA window shown above is from Geomonas sp. RF6 and carries:
- a CDS encoding HAD family hydrolase — protein: MTPASPSHSRIKALIFDLDGTLYQNEEIGQQVSDSALRYIARLKDVDEAEAAEILERERCRQAEHGGTLSHSVIAMGGDLRSLHASFAAGVNPERHLSVDPRVTQLLKKLSRRFDLFLYTNNNRKLSGRIMAQIGVAGFFKKVFTIEDFWSPKPDESVIRKILQEIGYPPEETLFVGDRYDVDLKVPAALGCAVLEARTIEELLQLNQMTAQRTTEED
- a CDS encoding phospholipase D-like domain-containing protein, producing MSTLRRKRKKWLFRTPRFFDFFRRNTEAVAFHGNKVTLFRHGSDFFPALLHAIGEAKNFICMEFYTICDDSTGTAVADALIAAVRRGVDVFLIYDHIGSFDTPASFFRRLQRGGVHCTAFNPLFSRGVAWFDKRNHRKVAIIDGTCAFTGGLNIADSYAGCGELLQRWRDVGIMIEGKAVRELLRLFCETWQHERGFVPEGCVGAPVVEPPGDARVMVISGGPHQKRSFIRSAFRVAIAGASESITLATPYFIPGPIVIRSLLRAAARGVRVRLLLPYKIDVPLVRLVSRTYYAQLLKGGIEIFELSAAVLHAKVLLIDDCWAMVGSANLDQRSFHRNYELNVVVDSLDFGSQVAEMLGNDLRTAKRIALHEHEKRGYLVRTLERLFTPVSWFL
- a CDS encoding DEAD/DEAH box helicase, with protein sequence MKFAELPLPPLVQKGIEETGFTDCTPIQEKSLPLALSGKDVAGQAQTGTGKTAAFLIALFTRLLSQERSGTPQNPRALILAPTRELVVQIEKDAQTLGKHTGFTIQAIYGGVDYMKQRDALKAGADVVIGTPGRLIDYLKQKVYSLREVEALVIDEADRMFDMGFIADLRYILRKLPNYDKRQNMLFSATLNTRVMELAYEFMNMPEKVSVTPEQMTAERVEQVLYHVSRKEKFPLLLGLLRKEGMARTMVFVNTKREAEFLQDRLRANDFPCRVISGDVEQRKRLKILEDFKDGTLPIMIATDVASRGLHIDGVSHVINYDLPQDCEDYVHRIGRTARAGAEGKAISLADEDGAFYLEAIEDYIKQKIPTEWAEDEMFVHDYKRSKPRPHPEPKHPKKGGRGEKPRSGEKPRSSGKRRPAEGEKPAAAEQAAAPAPSTEGGQPAENGEAAAKKKRRRRPRKKPAADAPQG
- a CDS encoding ferritin family protein, yielding MDANKEVMDALMRGMEIEKETFDFYTEAEQKTFSAEGKRIFRWLAKTEEVHYLKLSELYNALDRGGERVFYAGATVPLEPTGVGFHTNDLEALRLAMEVERKGIAFYDELLQKSSDPEGKGMIETLRREEEEHLRVISERYDALRQ
- a CDS encoding NifU family protein; this encodes MVEDVKKVLETIRPALQADGGDVELVDVSNDGVVKVRLVGACGHCPMSTMTLKMGIERTLKDRVPGVKEVIAA
- a CDS encoding helix-turn-helix transcriptional regulator encodes the protein MPRKGRPSKKYSQAARVHDIIRLIEARHGVSLTELEEETGVGRRTIQRDLIAIQEAGYPLTFDWEEGEKLFRFITGFKDVPPISFSLQELMTLSLIRSQIDFLEGTPFAEDVATVFRKVNSVLPPRFAAHMERIAKVAHPLLQGRRDYSKCHDALESIRQALLFQQSIVISYLPAGRGEAANYRVDPYTVLFQKGGLYLLGFAHNRQALRTFALERICGVEVLKERFEIPEDFTPEQALQTAFGLVAEPIMEVKVRFSPGIAHAVRDRVWHPSQEVAAQEDGSVVLTFRAGGRMEILSWILSYGAHAELLAPHDLRQELAAMARQTCALYDGA
- a CDS encoding aspartate ammonia-lyase; this translates as MATRQEKDTLGVVELPAKAYYGAQTQRAIENFPISGLKPHRALVRATLLIKKCAAEANMGTGRLEPEIGKAIMQAADEALAGRYADEFVVDPFQAGAGTSHNMNVNEVLANRAEEILGGELGAYQAVNPNDDVNMAQSTNDVFPTAMRLAALGMARELLVELEGLARALRQKGVEFDPILKSGRTHLQDAVPIRLGQEFAAYAGAIEKSLAGIERTLPELCEVGIGGTAVGTGLNAEESYIALVVQALARETGFPLVRGADLAERMENMDPFVALSSSLKGVAVNLVRIANDLRLLSSGPRTGFNEINLPPVQPGSSIMPGKVNPVMAEVTDMVGFQVIGADVTVTMAAQAGQMELNVMMPVIAHNLLFSLEILKNCVHQFTTRCIEGITANEERCRNYLDQSVGLATVLAPAIGYAAAAEVAKESAKSGKSIREVVLERGLLSAEEVDEVLAPLPLTSPGVHGGRR
- a CDS encoding thiamine pyrophosphate-dependent enzyme, yielding MALSEQKRMLLQGNEALARGLVENGCVVAASYPGTPASEILSAIQKWQAAEKVPMHVEWAVNEKVALEIAYTASQTGLRAMTAMKQVGLNVASDPLMSAAYLGVVGGFVVVSADDPGPHSSQTEQDSRLMAMLAKIPVLDPASPAHARELAAVAFELSEAFRVPVMLRPTTRVCHACQDLELKPVQDLARVADFQKDPARWTATPKFRYQLHLQLNQKLADIAAYPPTAPICHNPHVTSRKAVVASGPVASYVKETLDDLGLWDSLSFYQVVQPYPLHTEFSAQVLEKHDEILVLEETTGVIEMQFRERNKVRGKLSGAVPEAGELLPETVERIVAGFAGVPASPVPQVAQQGGRRPTLCPGCPHRASFYAIKKAAPKGIYPSDIGCYTLGVNLGAVDTFICMGAAVSQAAGFYHSYRIGNQYPDIVATIGDSTFFHAGIPPLIDALAQGARFVLVILDNTTTAMTGNQPTPAQGTPSGQPVEIEQIVKGCGVRFCKTGDPLDLPGFTALVKEAVAFSHSEGVAVLIAKSPCLVDRSQPRKKRPQPVVAEKCTGCQVCTKRFECPALVFDESTGKVAVDSMICSGCGVCLDVCPVGAIVSREEG
- the trmB gene encoding tRNA (guanosine(46)-N7)-methyltransferase TrmB, giving the protein MQSFIQIESPNYLKLEALASPPDWSAIFGNNNPIALEIGCGIGDFILKTAIDHPNVNFIAIDFYNKGCWKTCRRLDRHGITNVRVLRDEARLFITDRIPKGSLSAVYINCPDPWPKKRHRKRRLVSSHFLEFLREYLAPGANFYFATDFDDYGIDVAEFMPQVSGFRNAFAPDLYRHDFPGYHKSKYMQKFLAEGKNIFFVHYKLAPGSL